Within the Glycine soja cultivar W05 chromosome 3, ASM419377v2, whole genome shotgun sequence genome, the region CGTGCCGGCAGAGACGGAGTTAGAAAAACGAAGGCTTCTCGGCTTTTATTGTTAggggaagagagagaaagtgaaagTGGTGTTGTGAATTGACTCGCTTGCCCTTTTGCTTACAGCATGCAGCCGGATTCGGTGGGTGTGGATGAGCAAAGTCATCAAATTcctcttgtttgtttttatttgctgGAAGCTGAAAGACATTATTACAGTTACTCTCAAAGCTTAAGAGAACATTGAAgtgaattgttttgtttttcttaataaaattttcatcatACGAACATGGTCTTTCACGATTCTCTTCCATttagtattttgatttttcCGTATGTCGTTTGACTTGGAGTCCAGGTGTGTGCGTTGGGTTGGGGGAATAAAATTTTAGGACGTGGCATGATTTGTTAAATTCCTCTTTGATGGCGGGGGccaatgaattttatttgtcaAGCAACTAGCAAGTAAGGTTTTATTCCTCCCAATCCTAACgattaagttaaaaatataacattaagaCCCCAAAAATCTTCGAGGTATCATCTTCGATTCTTGTAAAACTCTGCGAAACCAGGGAATCGGTGACTTATTTTCTGCTACACACTAGACTGTCACAAATCATCGAATAAAATGActaattttcttccttttttctccTACAATCCTTGGCTAGAGCActtaattgataaaatttatcaattcaTTCTGGTAATACttgtttggattatttttttctagtgCACTGAGTCTTCACGAATGAAGGTTTTTGAGCAAAGGAAAGGATCCTATTCTTTTAATGTTATTTGCCGGGGCATGCTTTGCATGATTCTGAATTGGCAATTATCGGGTAAAGTTTTTATAAcacttaatttaaaaacttttgatTAAAATACCTAAAACAGCAGTACTAAATAATCTTAGTGTGGATTGAAATATGTGATGTAGATCAGCTTAAGATCGATGTAATCTTGTAGTTGTTGAATAAATGTTCTGGACTGGATCACGTAAGCCCAGTCCATGATAGTCAGGCAACCTTGGCTCAAAACATGCGTCAGCTCAAAACTAAAATTAGATAattcaaagtaaaaataaaatagttaaattattatttaggtACTCtaattattatctaattattattaaGTGATTCAATTGGATTCTCTGATTATTTAAAAtggtttaattgaattttttccGTGAATTAAGTGTTAACCTAGTAATGTTattaatgttaatatatttCACTGTTATTGTCATATGCAAAGTTAATACTTAATTGAGAGAAAGGActcaattaaatcattttaaataattagatgACCTAATTAAACCGCTTAATAATTAAAGGATCTAATTaaacattgaaaataaattaaaaaatctcaaCATTAATTTAACCAAATAAAATTCCTAAATAGTAAAATAGGAGAAGTGAATCGTCAGGGGCACAATAGAAAAAGGTGTaacaatttcatatatatttttttattaattctcaTAGCTTGTGTAGACAAACCTTAAATGACtatcaatttaaaaacaaatagagtaattaacaacaaataatccaaaaccaaaagacaattttgaaatgaaaaatctttaaataaaataataaaactcaaTGATGGTAAAAAATaactcattgaataagaagagtTTTTGAATAtggataataaaattaaaaggcaTGTTGGTGAGCATGATGATTCAAATCCATTAAAGCATCCATGCTCTATGACAAATGATGTTGGAGTGGTTCCCCAATAAACCTTCACAATTTACCAATACCATAAATTGTTGCTTTACAGATGAAACGTGACACATTTTCATTACTCTTTCTAAATTTCGACAAGCTCTCATAATAGACTCTTTCATAATGTGAAATTGTTCCCTTGACCATCTACGAGTCAGTTAACCTGGTTTCTAACTCTACATATCCACGTGAATCATTTTGCAGAATAAGTACAAACCCCTATTTATATGCAAATGAATTTCGAAAACAAACTAGACCAATGCACGCTCAACTACATACTACTACACCCTTGTACCTGAACCTGACCATAACCTGTCATCATCAAGTAATCTCTCTTCTTCTATTCATTCTACACTGTCATTATGCACTTGTAGAGCTGTACACTGCTTGTAATATTACAACACAACTAACTCCAAAGTGACGTGTATCGAAACTTCACCGCTGATTCTTGTGGAAAACTCATGTAGTGAGTCTTACAGTGACTAATGATATTGCCAGAACCATGCAGCCAAGAAGAGGTCTCAGACCAGCTGAATACGAGGTATTTAAATCAGGAGGGCTTTGGGACCCTAAAACTGGGCTACCAGTACCAGAGCTGCAAAAGATGGTATCATGATTAGTATCTTGAAGGCTTAGTGGTACCAAAAACTTTTGCAGCAAAACTAAGAAAACCATGTCATATCACTTACCCGGATGCGCCTGCCCCTGAAGATGATGGGTAGATGCAAGAACCCGAGCCTAGTCACAATTTAAGAGTTTTAGAAATGGTCTTCAATTTTGTGAAGCATAATatataagagtttaatttatatacaatTTATCTCTTAACTAAAAAGCCAGAAGTAGAGGTTAATCTCTCCAGCtaatgaaattcatttaaaaagatTGATTTCTTCCAACAAATACTCTTCCAATACATAAACCaataattttagtaaaaaacaTCTTTACATAATCATCCAATAAGATTTGACTGTAATGAAGTATATTCTTATTGAATATCTGCCTAAAGATGTTTTAGATTAGGTAAACTATTCCTTTCGTCCTTATAGTTCCCTCCATTTTAAGACTTAGTCACTGTACAAGAAAACTGTAAATTTCAGTCCCTGAACAGTTTTCGTGgcgttttattataaaaaaaaatgtagcagTTTTACACCACCAAAAAGTGTTTTCTGATATTAGTAATGGGGACCTTAACTTTTATCCTTGTATAGGAACTAAAACTTTCAGTCTTCTCTATTAGAACTAGAACTTAAAATGAGGACACCAAATGAACAGTATAATCTTTAGACTAATGGTATGTATAAGTcaaactctaaaaaaataaggatattAAACTACTAAGATCTTACTCGGATTGGTGTTCACTATGTTGGCAGTGCCTCCAAAGTCACAGCTTGTAGGCGCAGGATTCTTTTGGTAGTAGCTGTTGAAGGCAAAAGAAGCATGGTTTTGTAATGAATTTGGATTGTAACAACTCGCACCTTGCTGTATCTGTGAACAATCCACACCTGACATTCCACAAGCATAGTCCAGTGCTGATTGAAGAGAAGCTTGTGGAACTCCAGTCTTTGCCACACACCAACTCTGCCCCGCTGGCATGGCTTGAGCATTTGTGCTTGGAGGAGGAGGCAGTGCACTTGTGACAGGAACACTTCCTGATGATGGTGGTGGATAAGAGGCCACAGGATTGGTAACTGGATTGGCTGGATTTGTAGGGGGTAAGGGAACAACTGGTGTGGTAGAAGGAACTGTGACAGGTGTTGAAGCTGGATTGGTGGGGGAAACCGTGACAGGATTGGTGGAAGGAACTGTGATGATGGTTGGTGTATCTGGAGGTGTGATTACTGGTGAAGGTGGGGTTGGATTTGTGGGGAAAACTGTGGTAGGTGTGTTGGTTGTGTCTTGTAGAGTTCTTCTGATGTGGACTTTGCTTGGATTTTCTCTTAGGGACAAAGGACATATCTCTTCTCCCTCTTCTCTTTTGAGCAGTAAAAAATCATTGAGTGTGTATACTTGTGCAATCAATGCAACTATTCTGTTTGTAAAATGAGATATCGCTTCAAGATACTTGGATACTGCCTCACTGAATTGAGATAATTCCATTGAATTGGGAATATCATGGCTCTTGATTGTGAGAACCACAGGAACATCTTTGCAGGGAAGAATAGAAGCAGCAAGGGTGGCTCTTTCGATAACAGACTGAACAGTACTCAATTCTCCACCAATGATGTCTTCTATCATGATAAATGAAtctattttcttcaaaaacataACAATCCTAAGGAGATCATTTCCATACAATGCATTCAAATTCTCTAAGAATGAAAGAGGAAAGGCCACGGAGACTTTTATTTCCCTTCTCAGTTGAAGATTGCTGAGAAATGAATGAATTGATTTGAGAATAGGTATGAGTGAAGGCATCTCATATTGGCCTAAGCACTCACTGCCACATCTAACAACGATGCTTCTGATGTCAACTTGGGGAATAATGTTCATGAGATGAGTTTCTAGCCATGAAACTAgagatgattttgattttgaagaaacaaaattttcaacCAGGCTTTCGTTTAAGAAGAAATCAACTGACAGGTTGGTGTTGGTCAGAGTGCTCAAAATCTTGCAATCTGATACAGAAAATCGAATCTCAGATTTGGAGATCTTGCTTTTTTGGAAGAATGTTGTACCAACGGACGATGAAGAAGAAGATACAGAAGTCCCTGCAAAGTGTAAAGGAACGAGCTCGGTTAAGTGTTGCACAGATTCAGAAACAAAAGCAAAGAAAGGAGAAAGTGTTAAATAGTGACTAACCTGAAGAgcagaaaatgagaaaagagaggaacaagAGGCATAGAGAAGTTTCCTTGGCCATTATGCAATGTGGAATGAGCGAGCGTGTTGGAATATTGGTGAGTCAGATTCGTTGGttttaaaaacaagaaaagatgGGAAAGAAGAAATGGAGCTGAGCACTAAAAGCCTCGGAcaggggtggggggggggggggggggaagccATAAAGGTGAAGAGTCAAAAGATGGGAAAAGTTTCAActtttaacaaaagaaaagaaaacgacCAAGTTCTAataatcattcaaaaacaaattaaaaatatgttacttTGTCACGAAGAATGGGTCGGAAAATGTTTGGGTGCGATCACAAGTGCGaagaaacatgtttttttttttttaatatttcccaAAGCCCATATGTCCCTAGTGATGAAGATTTAAAGCATTCCCTGTTTCTCTGTTATACACGGACATCACCTCGTgtcttttgcttacctttgttTGGCTGAAGAAAAATAGGACAGATAAGtgtgtttattatttattttttctctgttACTCTTAATctaaacacttttattttttcactattttcacttttttttatgtatgttgtctatttttatttattatatttcttatttatttcattcttttttatcaaaCGAATCCTTATTattgagaaattttaatttttatactattttatcattttaggcACGCATAACGATAGTGAGCCGTTGGATTCATGACTCATCATGAATGTCTGAATGGGTTACTGGCAGAtggttgcaacttgcaagttcAAATCAAGACGGTAGTTGTTCAATAAAGTACGAGTGTTAGACAAAGGTAGACTAGAGACTAGAGAGTATTTTAAGAGCTTCATGCTTCTATTATTGTGGATGCAAACATTTACTAATAAGATACAGTctgtcttattttatttttatctgtcACTTACTAGTACATTTATTTCTTAACATAAACAAaggtattattttaaaaaattaacagctATGTTTAAATATTCTAAAGTCATAAACGGTTTGAAATATAGGAATTATCGAAAAATAAGATACAGAATGGCACGGAATGaacaattaagaaattaaaaatatatatataattaccatagtttaatcatttttttaatgaaaaaatatttattaattgtttagGATATTAGTTAGTTAGGAGGGAGGGGGACAAGCCTGGAAAGTAAAGAAATGAAATCAAGAATTATTTTGTACGGTTATTTCTTGTATCAATTTCTTTTAaagtaagaatataaaaaaacttattttttagaagaaaaaaaatctgtaaTGGAACAAATATTACAAGACTACCGAAATTTTGTTCGTAGTTCAGGGATCAGACCATGTGCATTGGCTTTAGTTTGGAGTATCTACTAAGGATCTATAAAGTTGAGTGTATGgtggaaaatatttatataagaaaagaGTCATATTCTCTCAGCTAAAACCACTACCAACAGTAATAGATTTGACCCATAGTAAGGCATAAGaaagtcatgattttttttcttgggtGCAAAGGCATGGATGGAATTGAAAATGAGTTATTAGGCTGAGTAGACTAAAATATTCTACTTGGAT harbors:
- the LOC114407517 gene encoding glucan endo-1,3-beta-glucosidase 1-like, whose protein sequence is MAKETSLCLLFLSFLIFCSSGTSVSSSSSSVGTTFFQKSKISKSEIRFSVSDCKILSTLTNTNLSVDFFLNESLVENFVSSKSKSSLVSWLETHLMNIIPQVDIRSIVVRCGSECLGQYEMPSLIPILKSIHSFLSNLQLRREIKVSVAFPLSFLENLNALYGNDLLRIVMFLKKIDSFIMIEDIIGGELSTVQSVIERATLAASILPCKDVPVVLTIKSHDIPNSMELSQFSEAVSKYLEAISHFTNRIVALIAQVYTLNDFLLLKREEGEEICPLSLRENPSKVHIRRTLQDTTNTPTTVFPTNPTPPSPVITPPDTPTIITVPSTNPVTVSPTNPASTPVTVPSTTPVVPLPPTNPANPVTNPVASYPPPSSGSVPVTSALPPPPSTNAQAMPAGQSWCVAKTGVPQASLQSALDYACGMSGVDCSQIQQGASCYNPNSLQNHASFAFNSYYQKNPAPTSCDFGGTANIVNTNPSSGSCIYPSSSGAGASGSGTGSPVLGSQSPPDLNTSYSAGLRPLLGCMVLAISLVTVRLTT